The Chloroflexota bacterium genome includes a window with the following:
- a CDS encoding single-stranded DNA-binding protein, with protein sequence MYQKVTIVGNLGRDPELRYLPNGTPTVTLSVATNNTYNNQKGEQVKETTWWRVSVFGKQAEVCSQYLTKGRQVLVEGRLRPDPTSGGPRIYTKQDGSTGASFDLTAQTVRFIGGRGPGEGGGAGGGAAGPDMGAPDMGEEDIPFE encoded by the coding sequence ATGTATCAAAAAGTGACCATCGTCGGCAATCTGGGGCGCGATCCCGAGTTGCGCTATCTGCCAAATGGCACGCCCACCGTAACCTTGTCTGTCGCCACCAATAATACTTATAACAACCAAAAGGGCGAACAGGTTAAGGAAACCACCTGGTGGCGCGTTTCGGTTTTCGGCAAGCAAGCCGAGGTGTGCAGCCAGTACCTGACCAAGGGCCGCCAGGTGCTTGTGGAAGGGCGTTTGCGTCCCGACCCGACCAGCGGGGGACCGCGCATCTACACCAAGCAGGACGGCTCGACGGGCGCGTCATTTGACCTCACGGCGCAGACCGTGCGCTTTATCGGCGGGCGCGGCCCGGGTGAGGGCGGTGGCGCCGGCGGCGGCGCAGCCGGACCCGACATGGGCGCCCCGGATATGGGCGAAGAGGATATCCCGTTCGAATAG